The nucleotide window CGATAGCTTCAAATAACTCGATATTTAAAGCATTCATCTTGTCGGGTCGGTTAAGGGTGACAATAGCGATATTGTCTTGGTAGCGAACATCGATCATGTCAGTATCTCCAACGCGAACAGGACAAATTGGCCAATCAAACACAAACTGGCCAGAAAATAGCAAGCGAAACGGTGCATGACTCGGTTATAGCTGCAATGAATCAAAGAATGTATGGCTCGGCAACCGACAAAACCCCATGCCAAGGCGATGAATATTGGTTTATCAAATTGCTGTTGCATTGCCAGTAGCATCAACACATAAAATAACACTGGCATTTCAAATAAGTTCGCCAAGTTATTAGCCGGTCGATTAACGGTCTCGGGAATAATCGCTTTTAGCTGCTCAGGGCTCACTAAGTCTTGCGCGTCTATGTTGTGTTTAAAGAGGTAAGAAAGTCGTTTGTAGTACATGTACAGCCAAACGATTATGGTCAGTAATAACAGTGCTAAAACAGGAAGAATAATGTTGCTTGTCATAGGGTTAACCCCTTTTATTAGGTTAACCCATTGTATGTTGGTAGGCTAAAAAGCGCAAATGCTAGCGTTTTTTAGGTTTGCTTTTGTGGTTACTTTTCGCTGCTGTTGTAGGGCGTTTTTTAGCGCTTTGAGGTTTGCTTTTCTCTAACAATATCTTGTCACCATCAATGCGAATTTTACCGTGCTTTAATAAGTTACCAACGGTGCTTTTGAAGGTCTTTTTACTGACATTAAACGCGTCTTTGATTTGCTCAGGAGAGCTTTTGTCATTGATGGTACAAACGCCATCGTGCTCTTGTAAATAGCTTAAAAAATGTGGCGCAAAATCATTGATTTTACCCATGCCGCTACGTGTTAGGGTTAGATTGACGCGGCCATCTTCACGTACTTGCTTAATATAACCTTGAGTTTTCAACCCTGATCTTAGTGGTTGGAAAATATCGGTGTGGAAAATCAGACCCCAATGCTTTTCATTGATGATTGCTTTAAAACCTAAATCGGTTTTATTGGCGATGATCAAATCGACCCGATCACCAATCTCATAGTTTGCTGGCCAGATATCCAAAAATCGATCGATTTTACTGGTTGCGGCGATACGATCACTGTATTGGTCTTTATAGACCTTAACTAAGTAATATTTACCGACTTCCATTTTATGGTGTTGCTGGTTAAATGGAACCAATAAATCTTTCGGTAAGCCCCAGTCGAGGAAAGCACCAATCTTATTAACCGCCAAGCACTTCAAACTGGCAAATTCATCCATTTGTGCTTTTGGCGTTTCGGTGGTGGCGATTAACCGATCGTTTGAATCAAAGTAAATGAATACCTCGATTGCATCACCTTCGGCTAATTGTTCAGGCATATAACGATTAGGTAATAAAACTTCACCTAGATCATTGGCGTCAAGATACGCGCCTTGTTCGGTTAGTTTTGCAACCGTTAATGTGTTTATTTTGCCAATATCAGCCATGCCGAATCCTGCTATTCAACTGAGGGAAAAAAGAGCGTGGTATTCTACATCATTTTAACTTTCAATGCCGTGTTGATTTTGTACTTTTAACTTGCACTGAATATATTCACCGTGTCGTAGATGCAATAAGTCGGCTATTCGACGAATGACATGTTCTTCAATAACATCAAGGTGACCATCACTGTACGCAACTTGCCACAGCAATTCGACGATTTTGATTCTATCACCGAGCTCAAATTGCTGATTTATTAATGACGTGTACTTGTATAAATCATGGGCATGCGCGGATTCATCTTCAGCCAGTGAAAGCACATCCATGACTTCGGTTTTTGATAAATCAAAATGCTGTTGCAAGGCATCGACGACAAGCTGTTTTTCTTGCTCTTCAATTTGTTGGTCAGCGCGCATAACTTCAAATAATAACACTGCCGTGGCAATTTCCAGTGAGATGGTGTTAGCAACAACAGTGTCTACTTGCAGGGTCTTAATAAATACTCGAATTCGATTGATCATAGCGTTTAGGATTTATAATTCTGATTTGCTAATAATAGCCGTAATTGGCAGATAATGCATTTTTCTGGTCAACGTCACAAGCTCGTGTTTACGCTTTGTTGCGCATCGTTACCTTAAGCTACAGATAGCTTGTATGACAGCGCTGTCAAAAACTGCTTATCGTCACTTTATCGTTGTGCTAGAGTGGGGTAATAAACTTTTTCTTACAATAATTAGTTGGTTATGACGACAGAAATAAAACAACCACAGGCTAAGCAACGATTGCTGTCAATTGATGCGCTGCGTGGCTTCGATATGTTTTGGATATTAGGTGCCGAAGGCTTGTTTGCTGCTCTATTTACCCTGACCGGTATTGGCTTTTTCAAACTGGCCGCGGCTGAAATGCTGCATAGTCAATGGCATGGCTTTACCTTTTATGATCTGATCTTTCCGCTGTTTATCTTTTTATCGGGCGTCAGTTTAGGTCTTGCGGCAAAGCCAATTGCAAGTCTTACCGCGCAACAGCGCAAGGGTAAATATCAGCATGCGCTAAAGCGGCTCGGATTGTTGTTTCTATTAGGCATTGTCTATAACCATGGCTGGGGTGGTGGCATCCCAATGGACAGTGAAGGTGTACGTTATGTCAGTGTCTTAGGTCGTATTGGCTTGGCGTGGTTCGTCGCTGCCATGTTGGTTTGGCATTGCAATTTAAAAACCCAACTTGCGGTTGCTGCACTGCTATTTTTTGCTTATTGGTTGTTATTAGCGGTGCCGACCATTGGCGATTATGGCGGTAATTACTCGGTTAACTATTCTCTCAATGCTTGGGTTGATCAAACGCTGCTACCGGGCATTCGCTACCAGAATCTAGCGGTCGACCCGGAAGGTTTATTGTCTAATTTAGGCTCTATATTAAATGCCATTGCCGGTGTGTTTGTTGGTCGTTTAATTGTTCAGTTTAAGCACCAACCCTATACACTGTTGAAATACTTGCTGCTTGCTGGCCTAGTGACTTTGCTGATTGGTTGGGGGTTAGACAATCTTGTCCCGGTGAATAAAACCTTATGGACGCCAAGTTTTGTTTTGGTTACCAGTGGTTGGAGCTTACTATTTCTGGCCTTGTTTTATTTCTTAATTGATATCTGTGACTACCAAAAAATGGCGAAACCATTTGCTATCATTGGCATGAATTCAATCATCATCTATTTGGCAACGGCGTTGGTCAATTGGCAGTATTTGGTGAACAGCTTATTTGGTGGCATTTTGGCTGCATTGCCTGAGGCATGGCAGGCATTGATATTTATTGTATTTCTATTGGCTGTGCAGTGGCTGTTGTTGGCTTGGATGTACCGCCACAAAATTTTCATAAAAGTGTAGTGCTAACAGCGTTTTTCGCTGATTAAGAACGACTACCGTTTTATACAAAACTAAAAAGCCCGCTATTGATGCGGGCTTTTTAATTGGAGGACGCTGAGCTTAAAAGCTACCGCGTATACCGACAGAAAAATTGCGGCCTGGCAGTGGGGCGATATCTTTTAAGAAAGAACCGTGCACTCGACCTTCTTCGTCCGTTAAGTTTTGACCTTTAAAGAAGATTACAAAATCGTCACCGATGTTATCTAAATAGACGTTTACATTGGCATCGACCATGGTATAGCTGTCGGTCGATGTTTCCATCTCTGCAACATCGTCTTGTTCAAAGTAGTGAGTTACACCGGTTGAAATTACGTAGCTGTCTTGCTCGTAGGCAAGTTCAGAGCCGATACGCATCGGTGGAATACGTGGTAGGTTTCCACCATCAGATAATTCGGCACGAATGTAATCGGCAATCACCGATAATTGTAACGGTTGAGATATTTGATATACAAACTCAGCTTCCACACCATACATATCAACATCAGCTTGACGGTAAGCGTAAATCGGTAAACCTTCTTCATCGCCGTGCTCGTCTTCTTCCATCATGTCGACTTCGTCTTCATGCTCGTGGCCGTCTTCGGCAAAAAAACCTGTGTTTTGTTGGTAATAGTAATCTTCAACTTGGTTGTAAAAGGCACTTAGTACGAAACCAAAGTCACCTTCGAATTTACGCCAGGTCAAATCTAAGTTATACGATGTTTCCAGGTCGACATTTTGTGAGCCGACCTCAACATCGACGTGATCGTCATGTTGTTCGACATCATAAATGGCGCCAACTTCAAAAGTGTTGGTACCGATATGTGGGCCATTAGAGAATAACTCCGCCGCAGATGGAGCACGTTGTGAATACGATACTGAAAAACCTAGGTTGTAACCTGGTTGGTAATCCCATACCGCCCCAACGGACAAGCTAACCGGGGTGAAATCTTGATCATCGATACTGGCGTGTTCTTCGCCTTCATGTTCATCGAATTCTTCCTCGTGTTCTTCGTGCTCTTCATCATGCGCGAAAAAGTCACCATCTGCAGATAACTCAACGTACTCAATACGCGCGCCAATTTGCCAAAGTACATCGCCAAAGTGTTTCTCTTCTAACCAACCAAACGCGACCGATGTTGTCTCTGATGGTGGGCTAAATGCTTCATCACCAATGGCTTCAAAATCACGGTCTTTGTAATGTAATGTCCATGCGCCTTTCCAGCCATTCACTTCGTGATGGTATAAATCGGTTCTTGCTTCAAACATTTCATTGTTAAATTGTGTACCTACTTCACCACCTTCAATTTCACGGTGTTCGTAGTCTGTATAGGCAAGCTTGGTGGCAACACGGTTTATAAAACTGTCATCGAATGTTAAGTCACTGAGCATTTGGTAGCGATCTTGCTCTAATTCACCACTGACCATTTCTTCGTGCTCTTCATGCTCATCGTGTTCATCAAGGCCTTCGAGCTCATCGTGCTCTTCATGCTCCTCACCATGTGCGTGACCTGGAATACCGTATTCACGATCTAAACGGCCATAGGATATACCGATGTAACCATTATCGAGTAAATAACTTGTGCCGATATTAAAGCCACTTGATTTGGCTGCGGTATTTTCGATAGTGCCTTTGGCTTCGCCTTCGTGCTCATCATGCTCTTCGTGTTCGTCATTACCTTCATCGTGACCTTCGTCGTGATCTTCATCATGGTCATCATGTAATTCGGCATAATCGGGAATATCAACGTCATTTGATTCGCGCCAAAAGCCATCTACATGCAAGGCAAAGCTGTCTGAGCCGGTGTTAATGGCGAGTGATGCCGCATCTTGGTCATTAACCGAATCGTGCGAGGCCATGTAATCAACTCGGTTGTCACTGTTGGTAGGTACACGATTATCGACAACGTTGACCACACCACCGATAGCACCGCTACCGTAAAATAAGGTTGATGGACCTCTTAACACTTCAATTTGTTGTGCGGTGCTCGCCTCTGCCGCGACAATGTGGTCCGGACCAACCCGTGATGCATCGGCAACATCTAGGCCGTTTTGCGTGATCAGCACACGAGGACCATCTTGGCCACGAATCACTGGGCTACTAGAGACACTGCCGTAAGAGGTTGAGTGAACGCCAACTTCACCTTTTAGGGTATCACCCAAAGTAGCTGCTTGTTTGCGGCGCAACTCGTCTGCAGCCAACACATTAACCGGCAATGCCGATTCTATGTTTGAGGTATGTAAAGGTGTCGCGTAAACGTCAACAACTTCAATTGATGAAGGAGATAATGTAACGTTTATTTCAGCGTTGTTGGCCGCGAGTACTTGTTTACTGATATGACCATAACCGGTGGCACTGATATGGATTTCATGATCTTTCGCATCAAGATCGGTAAATGAAAATCGACCTTGCTCATCCGTGTATATGGTTTGGCTTTTTAATTTTACTTTGGCGTTCTTCACTGCATTGCCATCTTTATCGACAACGATGCCGGTAATATCTTGCGCTGCGAGTGAAGCAGAGACAAGCATAGGTATCAGTGCTAGCCCCCAAGTTTTAGCGGTAGCCATAGTAAGTCCTCAAGTAAGTATTGTTATAATGTAACATAATGTCATGTATTGTTACTTTATAACACTTAGAATGCAAGTGATTTACGCTAGATTTTGTCGATTTCAGCGATGCAGCGGCATAAATGAGCGGTAAAGTCGAAAATAACTGTTAAAAACTGTAAAAATCGCCCTAAAAATAGCCATTAATCTGTGCTATGGTGTCGCGCATTTATTATCGTAATAGACGGTTGTGAATATGTTGTTACATTTTATGCGGCGCAAAATGGCTTTTGTTTTAAGTGATTGAATATAAAGATTGTTTTGTTTGTTTTTGCAGGCTGGTAGTAATTTTTTTGGCCCTGTGAAAGGCGTAAATTGGCACCTATATTCCAATTGTAATAACTCGTAACATATTGACACACCAAGATTGTAATCGCTTTGTTAATCTATTACGTAGAAAAGAATTTCCGGGGGGAAACTAAAGTGGCAAGTAAAAAGCAAATTTTCATACCTATTCTCGTATTAGTCGCAGGCATTGGCGGTTTTCAAGCACTAAGTGCAATGAAAAAGCCACCCGAAGAGAAAAAAGAAATCGATACAACTCCATTTGTATCGGTACAAACAGTTGACTTACAACCGTTAACGTTAGATGTCAGCTCGTATGGACTGGTTGAACCTAAGTATCAAACAGAATTAGTCGCGCAAATCTCAGGACAAATTGTTACCTTGTCTGATACGTTTGTGCGCGGTGGTTTTGTTAGTAAAGGTCAGCTTTTGGCTGAAATCGATCCAAACGATTATGAAGCGGCATTAATTGAAGCACATGCAAATCTAGCATCTGCAAAAGCCTCTCTTGAACAAGAAAAGGCACAAGGTAAAGTTGCTGAACGTGAATGGCAACGTATCCAAAATTCTACACCAACCGAGTTGAGCTTACGTAAGCCGCAATTAGCGCAAGAGATGGCGCGAGTTGATGCGGCTGAAGCGGCAGTAAAACGTGCAAAACGTAACCTGGAACGTACCAAAATTGTTGCCCCATATGATGCCATGGTTGACGCCCGTGACATTGGTTTGGGTTCATTTGTGAACGTGGGTAATAGAATTGGTCATCTATTGAGTACCGATATTGCCGAAGTTCGTTTACCGGTTGCTGATAACCAATTGCAGTTCCTACTCGACAGTGGTGTCAATGCTGAGGTGCTATTAAGCAGCAAGTTTTCGGGTCAAGAAAGTCAATGGAAAGCCAATATCTCTCGCTCTGAAGGGGTGATCGATAAAGTATCTCGCATGAACTACTTAGTTGCTGAAATCGAAGATCCGTATGGCCGTGAAACCGACAAGCCTATTATTCGTTTTGGTACGTATGTGAATGCTACTATTTCCGGTCTTGAGGTAAATAGTGCGGTACTTGTGCCACGCCATCTAATTGATAATCGTCAAGTAGCCGTTATTGGTGATGATGATAAATTACGTTACCGCAACGTTGAAATCTTACGTCAACAAGGTAACCGCGTCGTGGTCACCAATGGATTAGAGCAAGGTGACATGATCATTACCTCAGCACTAGACTTCCCAGTCGATGGCATGGCAGTTTCAGTACTAGGTGCTGACGCTGATATTCCTGCGACAGAAGAGGACGACACCGACACCCAAATCGCTCTCAAGGAAGGTGAGTAATGATTGATACCAACAAGGGCCTCATTGCCTGGTTTGCTCGAAATCCAGTAGCAGCAAACCTGTTGATGGCGGTGATCATCATCGGCGGTTTGTTGACTATGGGCACCATCCGCAAACAGTTTTTCCCGCAAGTGGAAATTAACTGGCTTGAATATCGCACTATCTATCCTGGTGCCGCGCCACAAGAAGTGGAAGAAGGCATTACCATCAAAGTCGAAGAGGCCCTAGAGTCTGTACAAGGCTTAGAGCGAGTAATTACTTACTCGGGTCGAAACGCTTCTTACGGTTGGTTTCGCGTTGATGAAGCTTACGACCCACAAGTCGTTCTTGAAGAAGTAAAATCGCAAATTGATTCAATATCCTCATTTCCTGCCGGCATGGAAAGGCCGACGGTGGAGCGCATTAAAATGCGACAGGAGGTTATGTATATCAGCCTCTACGGGGATATGGAACAAAAGCAACTGAAAGAATTCGGTCGCAAAATACATGATGAGATACAGCAGTTACCACTGATCAATATTTCTGAATATTACAGTGGCCTGAATTACGAGATTGCCATTGAAGTCAGCAAGGACAAGCTGCGTGAATACAAATTGTCATTTGTTGATGTCGCCAATGCGGTACGTAACTGGTCCCGTAATATGTCAGCGGGGCAAATCCGTGCAGAAAATGGCTATATAAATTTACGCGTTGAAAACCAAGCCTACATTGGTCACGAATTTGAAAACCTGCCACTGATCACCCGTGAAGACGGCAGTAAAATTATGCTTGGTGAGGTGGCAACCATAACCGATGAATTTGAAGAAGGTATTCAATATTCTAAGTTTAATGGTCAAAACTCGGTGACATTCTTCATTGGTGCTGCCAATGATCAGTCCATTACCGATGTTGCCAAAGTCCTCAAAGCCTATGTTGCCGATAAGCAAAACACCTTACCTGAAGGCATGCATTTAGAAACCTGGGTTGATTTAACCCAGTATCTAGAGCAGCGTTTGGATATGATGATGTCTAACCTGGTGACAGGTGCGGTGTTAGTTTTCTTAATGCTGGCGATATTCCTGCGTGTACGTTTAGCGTTTTGGGTAATGATGGGTCTACCGGTATGTTTCCTTGGTACATTATTACTGATGCCAATGAGCATGATTGATGTAACCATCAACATTACCTCGTTATTTGCCTTTATATTGGTGCTCGGTATCGTCGTTGATGATGCCATCGTTATGGGCGAGAGCGCTTATACCGAAATCGAAAATAAAGGGCACAGTGTTGATAACGTTATTCGTGGTGTAAAACGCGTCGCTATGCCGGCAACCTTCGGTGTTCTAACGACCATCGCTGCGTTTATGCCATTGGTTATCAGCGATGGACCAGCGTCAGCGTGGAACCACGCCATTGGTTTTGTGGTTATCTTGTGTCTGTTTTTCTCATTGGTAGAGTCAAAACTGATATTACCAGCGCATTTAGCGCGTATGAAAGTGACCGAGCCAAACCCAAAAAATCCGATGTCACGTTTTCGAGCGAAGATTGATTCGGGATTAAAGTACTTTGTTGAAAACAAATACCGCCCAACCCTACAAAAAGCAGTTAAATATCGTTACGGCGTGACCTGTTTGTTTATCGCCATGGTGATGATTTGTGTTGGCTTATTTGAAAGTGGTTTAGTGCGCTTTGTTGGCCAGCCTAAAATCCCACATGACTTTCCACGTATTAACTTGGAAATGAACTTGGATTCTTCGGAACAGGCAACATTAGATGCGGCTCGCGCCATCGAAAAATCGCTTTATGCGGTTGATGACAAAATTGAGCAAGAGCATGGTGTACGCATGATTTCTGATATGCAAGTTGACTTGCGTGAACGAACTCAAGCGCAAATTATGGTCAAGTTGATTGAGCCAGAATTGCGCCCAATGAATACCTTTGAATTAGCGGAAATGTGGCGCGCCAATATGCCATTGATCCCAGGGGTTAAACGCCTTGATACGCAGGATAATTTATTTGGTAACGATCGTGATGATGGGGATATCAGTTTCCGTCTAGAAGCCAATGATGACCAACAGTTATTGTTAGCGTCGCGCGACTTAAAAGAGAAATTAAACTCCTTGGTTGGTGTCAGTGATGTCACTGATTCGCGTATGAACAGTGCCCGCGAAGTCCAGTTTGAGCTTAAACCTTTGGCTTACAGCATGGGCTTAACCTTAGCGGATGTTGCCTCTCAAGTAGGTTACAGCTTTTATGGTTTGGAAGCACAGCGCATATTGCGAAACGGTGAAGAAATCAAAGTTATGGTGCGTTACCCATTGAAAGACCGTAGCTCAATTGGTCACGTTGATGATGTTATGGTGCAATTGCCAAATGGCGGTGAAGTGCCACTATCAGAAATTGCCGAGATAAAGGTCACCAATGGTGTGAATCAAATCCGTCGTGAAAACGGTAACCGCACCATTAATGTCTGGGCCAAAGTCGATGCGATGCAAGCCGAACCATTTAAAATTGCAGCGGATATTCGCGATAACTATATCCCGCAACTGTTGAAAAAGTATCCTTTGGTGAAGAGTCAATTATCGGGTCGAATCCAAGAAGAGATGCAAAGTGCGAACACGCAAATACGTGACTTTATTATCTCGATGATGATCATCTTTAGCTTGTTAGCGATTCCATTAAAGTCGTACTCACAGCCATTGATTATTATGTCGGTGATTCCATTTGGTATTATCGGTGCCGTTGGTGGACATATGATACTCGGCATGGACTTGTCGGTACTGTCATTGTTTGGTCTGATAGCGGCAGCGGGTGTTGTGGTCAATGACTCTTTGGTTATGATTGATTACATCAACAAAGCTCGTGATGCGGGTGTACGCGCCAAAGATGCGGTGGTTGATGCCGGTTGTTATCGCTTCCGTGCTATCTTGCTGACCTCGTTAACGACGTTTATCGGCTTAGCGCCAATAATGTTCTTTGAGACCAGCATGCAAGCTAAATTGGTTGTGCCAATGGCGGTATCACTTGGTTTTGGTGTGTTGTTCGCAACCGTCGTAACCTTGATGTTGATTCCATGTCTGTACGTGTTGTTTGAAGATATTAAAGCGGTATTTCGTCGCTGGTTTAATATCGCCTCTGGCGACCCGCAACAGCGCAGTGAATCAACGCCTGTGGCAGCAGAAAACCATAATTAAGTTACAACGGAAAAAAACAAGGGTCAAAAAACAAGGGGTCAGAACTTTAGTTCTGACCCCTTGTTTTTTGTTCTGACCCTACTTATTACTTGCGCTCGTAAACCTTAAAATTATACGGGTGGGCGTTGTTTTCATCCGCAGGCTGCGCATCTTCGCTAACGCACTGCCACTGGTTATCGGCATTATAGTCTGGGAAGAAGGTATCGCCGTCTGTGGTAAGATCGATTTCGGTAATATACAGTCGGTCTGCCGCCGGTAAGCAATGTTGGTAAATACTGCCGCCACCAATCACCATGATCTCTTCTACATCGGTCACTAACGCCAATGCGGCATCGACACTATCGACAGTTTCAATGCCATCAGCTTGGTAATTGGCATCTCGAGTAATGACAATATTACGGCGACCCGGCAGCGGAAAACCGATTGATTCAAACGTTTTGCGGCCCATGATCACTGGCTTTTTCAAGGTGGTTTTTTTGAAGTATTTTAGATCTGCTGGCATATGCCAAGGCATATCATTGTCTTTACCGATAACACGATTGTTGGCGTGAGCAACAATCATCGAAAGAATAGTCATGTGAGTCTCTTTATCTCTTCGCTCTATATCGTATGAGCACGGGTTTATCTGCATAGCCGTACGTGCCTTGCTAGCTGGCGATGATAGCAGCCAAAGGCATCGCACTATTGCGCACTGAATTAGGCAATTCTAAAGGGCTTTTAAGGCTTTGGCTAGCATCATCGTTGACCTATATAAGAGAAAGTAAGAGAAAATTGCAAGATTTTCGCAACCGTGCTGACAGCGTTGAAAAATAGTCAGATACAAAAACGCCAGAGACGTTGCTCTGGCGTTTTATTTTATTAGCTTACAGATTGCAGCTTATTTGCGATATTCGACTTCTACGTCGTAATCGTCGTCATCCCAATCTTCATCATCTAGGTCATCATCATAGTCGTAGTTCTCGACTGTCTCTTTATGATAATCATCCCATTTAAACTCAACAGATTCAGATTCTTGTTCTTCAACAACATCTTCTTCTGGTAATGTCTCGATAAAGTTCATAATGTCTTGGGTTAGCTGTTGCGTACCTTCGCGATTAAACGCCGAAATCGTACGAACTTCACCTTGCCAATCAAGAGCTTCAACAACACGTTGAATAACTTCTTGCGCTTCGTCTTCAAGCAACAAATCCAATTTGTTGAAGATCAACCAGCGTGGTTTATTCGCTAATTTATCTGAATATTGCTCAAGCTCTTTAACGATAGTGGCGGCATTTTCCGCAGGATCGCTCTCGTCTGCTGGCAATACATCAACCAAGTGCAATAAAATACGACAACGTTCAAGGTGTTTTAAAAAGCGAATACCAAGTCCGGTACCTTCAGATGCACCTTCGATTAGACCCGGTATATCAGCAATAACAAAACTGCGTTGTTGGTTTAAGCGCACAACACCTAGGTTTGGTACTAACGTCGTAAATGGATAGTCAGCAACTTTTGGTTTGGCCGCTGATACACTGCGAATCAGTGTCGACTTACCGGCATTCGGTAAACCAAGTAGACCGACATCAGCAAGCAACATCAGCTCTAGTTGCAAGTTACGGATCTCACCAGGAGTACCTAATGTTTTTTGACGTGGTGCTCGGTTGGTACTGCTTTTAAAGCGAGTATTACCTAGACCATGCCAGCCGCCTTTAGCAACCATTAACTTTTGCTTGTGCTTGGTTAAGTCGCCAATTTGCTCACCTGTATCGCAGTCAAGAACGCGAGTACCAACTGGTACTTTCAAAGTACAGTCTTTTCCGCGTCGACCGGTCATATTACGACCTTTACCGTTTTCACCGCGCTGGGCATTGTGAAAACGCTCAAAGCGATAATCTATTAAGGTGTTTAGGTTTTCATCGGCTTCGAGGTAGACATCGCCACCATCACCACCGTCGCCACCATCTGGACCACCGTATTCGATATACTTCTCGCGGCGAAAGCTGACGCAACCACTACCACCGTCACCGGCGTCTACGCGAATTTCTACTTCATCAACAAATTTCATTAGCTTTAATCAAGCTCCAATCTGGGGAACAATGTTTTGGCAATAAGAACCTAATTATAAACGCAATCCCGCTTAAGTCATAAAACTTCAGCGTAGATATTTTATCAGCACAGTATTTCACTGGCTGCTAGGCCCTTACTCTTATGCAAAAAAAAACCTCGCTTGAAGCGAGGCTTTTCAATCTGTGTCGTTAATCGCTATTATTCAGCGACGATAGATACAAACTTACGGTTTTGAGGACCTTTTACTTCAAACTGAACTTTACCGTCAGTTAGAGCAAATAGAGTGTGGTCT belongs to Thalassotalea sp. HSM 43 and includes:
- the folA gene encoding type 3 dihydrofolate reductase; this translates as MTILSMIVAHANNRVIGKDNDMPWHMPADLKYFKKTTLKKPVIMGRKTFESIGFPLPGRRNIVITRDANYQADGIETVDSVDAALALVTDVEEIMVIGGGSIYQHCLPAADRLYITEIDLTTDGDTFFPDYNADNQWQCVSEDAQPADENNAHPYNFKVYERK
- a CDS encoding efflux RND transporter permease subunit, with product MIDTNKGLIAWFARNPVAANLLMAVIIIGGLLTMGTIRKQFFPQVEINWLEYRTIYPGAAPQEVEEGITIKVEEALESVQGLERVITYSGRNASYGWFRVDEAYDPQVVLEEVKSQIDSISSFPAGMERPTVERIKMRQEVMYISLYGDMEQKQLKEFGRKIHDEIQQLPLINISEYYSGLNYEIAIEVSKDKLREYKLSFVDVANAVRNWSRNMSAGQIRAENGYINLRVENQAYIGHEFENLPLITREDGSKIMLGEVATITDEFEEGIQYSKFNGQNSVTFFIGAANDQSITDVAKVLKAYVADKQNTLPEGMHLETWVDLTQYLEQRLDMMMSNLVTGAVLVFLMLAIFLRVRLAFWVMMGLPVCFLGTLLLMPMSMIDVTINITSLFAFILVLGIVVDDAIVMGESAYTEIENKGHSVDNVIRGVKRVAMPATFGVLTTIAAFMPLVISDGPASAWNHAIGFVVILCLFFSLVESKLILPAHLARMKVTEPNPKNPMSRFRAKIDSGLKYFVENKYRPTLQKAVKYRYGVTCLFIAMVMICVGLFESGLVRFVGQPKIPHDFPRINLEMNLDSSEQATLDAARAIEKSLYAVDDKIEQEHGVRMISDMQVDLRERTQAQIMVKLIEPELRPMNTFELAEMWRANMPLIPGVKRLDTQDNLFGNDRDDGDISFRLEANDDQQLLLASRDLKEKLNSLVGVSDVTDSRMNSAREVQFELKPLAYSMGLTLADVASQVGYSFYGLEAQRILRNGEEIKVMVRYPLKDRSSIGHVDDVMVQLPNGGEVPLSEIAEIKVTNGVNQIRRENGNRTINVWAKVDAMQAEPFKIAADIRDNYIPQLLKKYPLVKSQLSGRIQEEMQSANTQIRDFIISMMIIFSLLAIPLKSYSQPLIIMSVIPFGIIGAVGGHMILGMDLSVLSLFGLIAAAGVVVNDSLVMIDYINKARDAGVRAKDAVVDAGCYRFRAILLTSLTTFIGLAPIMFFETSMQAKLVVPMAVSLGFGVLFATVVTLMLIPCLYVLFEDIKAVFRRWFNIASGDPQQRSESTPVAAENHN
- the cgtA gene encoding Obg family GTPase CgtA: MKFVDEVEIRVDAGDGGSGCVSFRREKYIEYGGPDGGDGGDGGDVYLEADENLNTLIDYRFERFHNAQRGENGKGRNMTGRRGKDCTLKVPVGTRVLDCDTGEQIGDLTKHKQKLMVAKGGWHGLGNTRFKSSTNRAPRQKTLGTPGEIRNLQLELMLLADVGLLGLPNAGKSTLIRSVSAAKPKVADYPFTTLVPNLGVVRLNQQRSFVIADIPGLIEGASEGTGLGIRFLKHLERCRILLHLVDVLPADESDPAENAATIVKELEQYSDKLANKPRWLIFNKLDLLLEDEAQEVIQRVVEALDWQGEVRTISAFNREGTQQLTQDIMNFIETLPEEDVVEEQESESVEFKWDDYHKETVENYDYDDDLDDEDWDDDDYDVEVEYRK